The proteins below are encoded in one region of Polynucleobacter sp. AP-Nino-20-G2:
- a CDS encoding efflux RND transporter periplasmic adaptor subunit — MSKIESKLDKAVAKLPGLKNWIKTRLCDLWQKLSPHLNQLKKVDHATAKEFTLKYKWRILAALIVLYAGSKAYDYFFPAADKAGGPVTVTTIVVEKKEVPLIIEATGTIVSNSIVDIRPMVTNTVAKIHVKDGEEVKAGQLLFTLDDRNDKANYEKLKALADDAQKQYLRAKELVAKNFISKAGLETSLANAKSAQAAARSAEVQLSFDSIRSPIDGRAGIVNVFPGSLVQASNVVTTATSSTATSSVGSMVTITQLNPINVQFVIPEKDIPVLLENQMDGEPLAVKVTVGDASKKIYEGKVLVIDNQVDPSIAAVRVKAQIPNDAMTLLPGQFARVSLVANNLKDALSVPSQSIVISPRGKLVYTVDKDGKAVSKPVKVVYEYQGSSVITGIESGDRVVIEGKQNLRAGSKVKEAKGTTPAPDAAANTNPQTPAPTPSPAAEKK; from the coding sequence GTGTCAAAAATTGAATCAAAACTCGATAAAGCGGTAGCCAAGCTGCCAGGACTTAAAAACTGGATCAAGACTCGTCTTTGCGATCTTTGGCAAAAGCTCTCTCCCCACCTTAATCAACTCAAAAAAGTTGATCACGCCACCGCTAAAGAATTCACCCTCAAATACAAGTGGCGCATTCTGGCAGCGTTGATTGTTTTATATGCCGGATCAAAAGCATATGATTATTTCTTTCCAGCGGCGGACAAAGCTGGCGGCCCAGTCACCGTCACCACAATCGTCGTAGAGAAAAAAGAGGTTCCTCTCATCATTGAGGCGACCGGGACTATTGTTTCCAACAGCATTGTTGATATTCGCCCAATGGTGACCAATACCGTTGCCAAAATTCATGTCAAGGATGGCGAAGAAGTCAAAGCCGGACAACTCCTTTTCACCCTCGATGATCGCAATGACAAAGCCAATTATGAAAAGCTAAAAGCCTTGGCTGATGATGCGCAAAAGCAATATCTACGCGCTAAGGAATTGGTTGCCAAAAACTTCATCTCAAAAGCTGGTCTTGAGACTTCGCTAGCCAATGCGAAGTCCGCTCAGGCTGCAGCACGTTCCGCGGAAGTGCAACTCTCATTTGATTCAATCCGCTCACCCATTGATGGGCGCGCTGGTATCGTCAACGTCTTCCCTGGATCCTTGGTGCAAGCGAGCAACGTTGTCACCACTGCCACCAGCTCTACAGCAACATCTAGCGTTGGTTCGATGGTGACCATCACCCAACTGAACCCCATTAATGTTCAGTTCGTCATCCCAGAAAAAGATATTCCGGTCCTACTTGAGAATCAAATGGATGGGGAGCCTCTTGCCGTCAAAGTCACCGTTGGTGATGCCAGCAAAAAAATCTACGAAGGCAAAGTGCTTGTAATTGACAATCAAGTAGACCCTTCTATTGCCGCTGTTCGCGTCAAGGCGCAAATTCCAAATGATGCAATGACACTGCTTCCAGGCCAATTCGCCCGCGTGTCTTTAGTTGCTAATAATCTGAAGGATGCTCTATCCGTTCCATCACAATCTATCGTCATTAGCCCACGTGGCAAACTTGTCTACACAGTAGATAAGGATGGCAAAGCAGTATCAAAACCAGTGAAGGTAGTTTATGAATACCAAGGCTCTTCCGTCATCACTGGCATTGAATCCGGTGATCGAGTAGTTATTGAAGGTAAGCAAAACTTGCGAGCCGGCAGCAAGGTTAAGGAAGCCAAGGGCACTACCCCAGCCCCTGATGCAGCAGCCAATACCAATCCTCAAACCCCTGCACCAACACCTTCACCAGCGGCTGAAAAGAAATGA
- the rnhA gene encoding ribonuclease HI → MPLTKTPPHIVIYTDGACKGNPGPGGWGAVLRSGGHEKHLHGGAELTTNNRMEISAVIHALRALKQTSSVELWTDSQYVQKGVTQWLEGWKKRGWKTASKDPVKNADLWQELDALLPNHKISWHWVRGHNGHPGNELADLLANRGVEEFLP, encoded by the coding sequence ATGCCCCTCACCAAAACTCCTCCTCATATCGTCATTTACACCGATGGCGCCTGCAAAGGGAACCCAGGCCCTGGAGGCTGGGGTGCGGTACTGCGCTCTGGCGGACATGAAAAACATCTCCATGGCGGCGCAGAACTGACTACCAATAACCGCATGGAAATTAGCGCCGTCATTCATGCGCTGCGCGCGCTCAAGCAAACCAGCTCCGTTGAACTCTGGACAGACTCTCAATATGTCCAAAAGGGAGTGACGCAGTGGCTTGAGGGTTGGAAGAAGCGGGGCTGGAAGACTGCCAGCAAGGATCCAGTTAAAAATGCAGATCTTTGGCAGGAATTGGATGCCCTCCTCCCCAATCACAAGATCTCCTGGCACTGGGTTCGGGGCCATAACGGCCACCCCGGAAATGAGTTAGCCGACCTCTTGGCAAACCGTGGTGTCGAGGAATTTCTGCCTTAA
- a CDS encoding class I SAM-dependent methyltransferase, whose translation MPAPPWSSWEKWLQSPPGQYVLAWEQKCFDHIVADVFGFHAVQIGLPQMNTLMENRMPLHALLMDSNDRQKRVSQFNWHQIEGNANELPFASESIDLLVLPHVLEFAADPHQILREVERVLRPEGRLVISGFNPASLWGARQYLSRLIGSPYLPRDGQFISLIRVKDWLQLLNFSLDRGHFGCYKLPLSGESEMARMDFLEPMGNRWWPIFGAVFLVSAIKRQQGIRLIGQIQTKRIPAISQLSPAAESRQNLQHHEDQVN comes from the coding sequence ATGCCTGCACCACCATGGAGTTCATGGGAAAAGTGGTTGCAATCCCCTCCCGGGCAGTATGTGCTCGCGTGGGAGCAAAAATGCTTCGATCACATCGTGGCGGATGTCTTTGGCTTTCATGCAGTCCAAATTGGCTTACCGCAAATGAACACCCTGATGGAAAATCGCATGCCTTTGCATGCCCTCTTAATGGATTCCAATGATCGTCAAAAGCGAGTAAGTCAATTTAATTGGCACCAAATTGAAGGCAATGCGAACGAACTCCCTTTTGCATCAGAGTCGATTGATTTACTAGTTCTGCCACATGTCCTCGAATTTGCGGCTGATCCGCATCAAATTCTGAGAGAGGTAGAGCGAGTGCTACGCCCAGAAGGTCGCCTCGTCATTTCTGGATTTAATCCAGCAAGTCTTTGGGGTGCTCGCCAATACTTGAGCAGACTGATCGGTAGCCCTTACCTCCCAAGAGACGGCCAATTTATCAGCCTCATTCGCGTAAAAGACTGGCTCCAGCTCCTCAACTTCTCACTGGATCGTGGTCACTTTGGTTGCTACAAACTCCCTTTAAGTGGTGAGTCCGAGATGGCTAGAATGGATTTCTTAGAGCCCATGGGCAACCGCTGGTGGCCTATTTTTGGCGCAGTCTTCTTGGTTTCTGCAATTAAGCGTCAGCAAGGGATTCGCCTAATTGGGCAGATTCAGACCAAGCGCATCCCCGCCATTTCCCAGCTTAGTCCGGCAGCCGAGAGTCGTCAAAATCTCCAGCATCACGAAGACCAAGTAAATTAA
- the gloB gene encoding hydroxyacylglutathione hydrolase, protein MVKNTLLQVWPIPAFDDNYIWCIHDGHSALLVDPGDAAPALKYLNQANLTLTGILITHHHADHTGGILALLKALGSEIPVYGPATIDIPGRTNPMMDGDKIEIAGPRISLEVYEVPGHTLSHIAYFANMQANVVEPMLFCGDTLFASGCGRLFEGTPTQMSQSLAKFIALPKNTLVYCTHEYTLSNIRFALAVEPNNANLITWAQTAKALREQNLSTLPTTIGQELQVNPFMRCDHKEVIESALQVSGEKSLPTPAHVLAVIRAWKDRF, encoded by the coding sequence ATGGTGAAGAATACTTTATTGCAAGTTTGGCCGATACCGGCCTTTGATGACAATTACATCTGGTGCATCCATGATGGCCATTCTGCTTTGCTTGTTGATCCAGGCGATGCCGCTCCGGCATTGAAGTACCTCAACCAAGCAAATCTGACCCTCACCGGTATTTTAATTACCCACCATCACGCCGACCATACCGGCGGTATTCTGGCATTGCTGAAGGCGCTCGGAAGCGAAATCCCTGTTTATGGTCCTGCAACGATCGATATTCCGGGTAGAACCAATCCCATGATGGATGGCGACAAGATTGAAATTGCTGGGCCACGTATTAGCCTTGAGGTATATGAGGTTCCTGGCCATACCTTGAGTCACATTGCTTATTTTGCGAACATGCAGGCCAATGTGGTTGAGCCAATGCTGTTCTGTGGCGATACCTTATTCGCTTCGGGTTGCGGTCGCCTATTCGAGGGCACTCCGACTCAGATGAGTCAGTCTTTAGCCAAGTTCATTGCCTTGCCAAAAAATACCTTGGTGTACTGCACGCATGAGTACACCTTATCGAATATCCGCTTTGCTCTAGCTGTTGAGCCTAATAATGCCAACTTGATTACTTGGGCGCAGACGGCCAAAGCATTGCGCGAACAAAACCTCTCGACATTGCCAACCACGATTGGGCAAGAATTGCAGGTCAACCCATTTATGCGTTGCGATCATAAAGAGGTGATCGAATCTGCATTGCAAGTTTCGGGTGAAAAATCCTTGCCAACGCCTGCGCATGTGCTTGCGGTGATTCGTGCCTGGAAGGATCGATTCTGA
- a CDS encoding transglycosylase SLT domain-containing protein: MFWRYAAILLIAALSGCASTGDWSSDTPTRKDPRAAKAKRVNLQDQSVSDLYAPSSNLWIRIRDGFELEPMNTPLEIEQVRWLSARPDYVHRSMERSSRYLFYIVQEVNARNMPTEIALLPFVESAFVTNAKSSAKAMGLWQFMPATGKDFRLTQNVFRDERRDILQSTDAALDYLQRLNKQFGSWELALAAYNWGAGNIAKAQKRNLAAGLPTDYLSLKLPNETRNYVPKLMAYRQIVLDPKAYGIVLPELENHPYFVAVDVGADIDVALAIKLAEIPPDEFHSLNPSFNKPVILSNANQQILLPFGHAEIFQANLKKYTKPLSSWSAVQVTKTESVDQAAKTLGVDVDTLREVNGIPKGMRIRSGSTVLVPKTSRRPGDISLAMAENGSLSLDKPPPPPKKCAKGAKCHSANPAKGATKGNSSAKNAASQHKSASTGLAKSAKNDSAKTSSTVANTSTGKGTSKIQ, from the coding sequence ATGTTTTGGCGTTATGCGGCAATTTTGCTGATTGCCGCACTTTCTGGTTGCGCTAGTACAGGGGATTGGTCTTCGGATACACCTACCCGGAAAGATCCGCGCGCAGCCAAGGCAAAGCGGGTAAATCTCCAAGATCAATCTGTCAGTGATCTTTATGCTCCGTCTAGTAATTTATGGATTCGCATTCGGGATGGCTTCGAACTGGAGCCCATGAATACTCCTTTGGAGATTGAGCAAGTGCGTTGGTTAAGCGCGCGGCCTGATTATGTTCACCGCTCGATGGAGCGCTCTTCTCGTTATCTCTTCTATATCGTGCAAGAGGTCAACGCTCGCAACATGCCAACAGAAATTGCCTTGCTGCCTTTTGTGGAAAGCGCATTTGTAACTAATGCCAAATCGAGCGCAAAAGCAATGGGCTTATGGCAATTCATGCCAGCCACTGGAAAAGATTTTCGCTTAACGCAAAACGTCTTTAGGGATGAGCGAAGGGATATCTTGCAATCTACCGATGCCGCGCTGGATTATCTTCAGCGTCTAAATAAACAGTTTGGTAGTTGGGAACTTGCCTTGGCGGCTTATAACTGGGGAGCGGGAAATATCGCAAAAGCGCAAAAGCGTAATTTGGCCGCAGGCCTGCCCACGGACTACTTGAGTCTGAAGTTGCCCAATGAGACTCGGAACTATGTGCCTAAGCTAATGGCCTATCGCCAGATTGTCTTGGACCCTAAAGCCTATGGCATTGTGTTGCCCGAACTGGAGAATCACCCATACTTTGTAGCAGTAGATGTTGGCGCGGATATTGATGTGGCGTTGGCGATTAAATTGGCCGAGATACCTCCGGATGAATTTCATAGCCTCAATCCCTCTTTTAATAAGCCTGTGATTTTGAGTAACGCCAATCAGCAAATTTTGCTGCCTTTCGGTCATGCGGAAATTTTTCAGGCAAATCTGAAGAAATACACTAAGCCACTGTCTTCATGGTCCGCGGTGCAAGTTACCAAGACAGAGTCGGTGGATCAGGCCGCTAAAACACTTGGTGTAGATGTGGATACCCTGCGAGAGGTGAATGGCATTCCCAAGGGTATGCGCATCCGATCCGGCTCAACGGTCCTGGTTCCAAAGACAAGTCGTCGTCCTGGAGATATTTCCCTGGCAATGGCAGAAAATGGCAGCCTGAGTTTGGATAAGCCACCGCCACCGCCTAAAAAATGTGCAAAAGGCGCTAAATGCCACTCTGCAAACCCGGCAAAAGGGGCGACTAAGGGTAATTCTTCCGCAAAAAATGCTGCATCTCAGCATAAATCCGCATCGACAGGGCTTGCAAAATCTGCGAAAAATGATTCAGCGAAAACTTCTAGCACCGTCGCCAACACATCCACTGGCAAAGGAACTAGCAAGATTCAGTAA
- a CDS encoding propionate--CoA ligase — MSYKSEHERSIKDPDGFWGEQAKLIHWEKPFNKVLNYDNPPFAKWFEGGLTNLCYNAVDRHLQDRPDQIALVAVSTETNLEKAYTFKELYEEVNRMAAIYKANGVKKGDRVLIYMPMIAEACFAMMACARIGAIHSVVFGGFASHSLASRIDDAKPKMIVTAEAGARGGKAVPYKPLLDEAISLASYKPEKVLIVNRGLTEFTTVAGRDLDYATERQKHIHDLVPIEWVDATHTSYILYTSGTTGKPKGVQRDTGGYAVALASTMKHIFCGNPGETMFCTSDIGWVVGHSYIIYAPLLNGMATIMYEGTPLRPDAGIWWELVEKYKVSVMFSAPTAVRVLKKQDPAFLTKYDLSSLRALFLAGEPLDEPTATWIHDAIKKPIVDNYWQTETGWPMLAIQRGVEVMPHKFGSPGVPSFGYNMKLLDDATSEELGPDQKGVIAIEGPLPPGCMQTVWGDDKRFVSTYWETIPGKTIYSTFDWGIKDEDGYFFILGRTDDVINVAGHRLGTREIEESISSHPNISEVAVVGIEDKLKGQAAIAFVIPKDASKTATLEAECMKTVDSTLGAIARPGRVYVVTALPKTRSGKIVRRALQAVAEGRDPGDISTMEDQNVLAQIKTIIEQSAKS, encoded by the coding sequence ATGTCCTATAAATCAGAACACGAGCGCTCGATTAAAGACCCAGATGGATTCTGGGGAGAGCAGGCAAAGTTAATTCACTGGGAAAAGCCATTTAATAAGGTTCTGAATTACGACAACCCTCCATTTGCGAAGTGGTTTGAGGGTGGTTTAACTAATCTTTGCTACAACGCAGTCGATCGTCATCTCCAGGATCGCCCTGATCAAATTGCGCTAGTTGCCGTTTCAACAGAAACCAATTTAGAGAAAGCCTACACTTTCAAAGAGCTTTATGAAGAAGTGAATCGTATGGCTGCCATTTATAAAGCCAATGGTGTTAAAAAGGGTGATCGTGTATTGATCTACATGCCGATGATTGCTGAAGCGTGCTTTGCGATGATGGCTTGCGCGCGTATCGGTGCTATCCACTCCGTAGTGTTTGGTGGTTTCGCATCACATAGTCTGGCATCGCGTATCGACGATGCAAAGCCAAAAATGATTGTGACCGCTGAAGCGGGCGCGCGCGGCGGCAAAGCGGTGCCTTACAAGCCTTTGTTGGATGAAGCTATTTCACTCGCAAGTTATAAGCCGGAAAAAGTATTGATCGTGAATCGCGGTTTAACGGAGTTCACTACAGTGGCGGGCCGTGATCTGGACTACGCTACAGAGCGTCAAAAACATATTCATGATTTAGTGCCTATTGAATGGGTAGATGCTACCCATACCTCGTACATCTTGTACACCTCAGGAACTACAGGTAAGCCCAAGGGCGTGCAGCGCGATACCGGGGGTTACGCGGTTGCTTTAGCTTCAACCATGAAGCATATTTTCTGCGGCAATCCAGGTGAGACGATGTTCTGCACTTCAGACATTGGTTGGGTTGTGGGACATAGTTACATTATTTACGCGCCATTGCTAAATGGTATGGCAACCATCATGTACGAGGGTACGCCATTGCGTCCGGATGCGGGCATCTGGTGGGAATTGGTTGAGAAGTACAAAGTATCTGTCATGTTCTCCGCGCCAACAGCAGTGCGCGTGCTCAAGAAACAAGATCCCGCTTTCTTAACCAAATATGACCTCTCGAGTTTGCGCGCGTTGTTCTTGGCGGGCGAGCCTCTGGATGAGCCGACGGCTACTTGGATTCATGATGCGATTAAGAAGCCGATTGTGGATAACTACTGGCAAACTGAAACTGGTTGGCCAATGCTGGCGATTCAGCGTGGCGTAGAAGTGATGCCACACAAGTTTGGCTCACCCGGCGTCCCATCTTTTGGTTACAACATGAAGCTCTTGGATGATGCCACTTCAGAAGAGTTGGGTCCAGACCAGAAGGGTGTCATTGCTATTGAAGGCCCGCTGCCTCCAGGTTGTATGCAAACCGTGTGGGGTGATGACAAGCGTTTTGTAAGCACCTATTGGGAAACCATTCCCGGCAAGACGATTTATTCCACATTTGACTGGGGCATCAAGGACGAAGACGGTTACTTCTTTATCTTGGGCCGTACCGATGATGTGATTAACGTTGCGGGCCATCGCCTGGGCACTCGTGAGATTGAGGAAAGCATCTCTAGTCATCCCAATATTTCAGAAGTGGCAGTGGTGGGCATTGAGGACAAGCTCAAGGGTCAGGCAGCCATTGCATTTGTAATTCCTAAAGATGCCTCGAAAACAGCCACTTTGGAAGCGGAGTGCATGAAGACCGTAGATAGCACTTTGGGCGCGATTGCCCGTCCTGGCCGTGTTTATGTAGTGACTGCCTTGCCAAAGACACGCTCCGGCAAAATTGTTCGCCGCGCACTCCAGGCTGTAGCAGAAGGCCGTGATCCTGGCGATATCAGCACCATGGAAGATCAGAACGTTTTAGCGCAAATTAAGACCATCATCGAGCAAAGCGCAAAGTCCTAA
- the carA gene encoding glutamine-hydrolyzing carbamoyl-phosphate synthase small subunit — translation MLPSFPPAVLALADGTLFPGLSIGAPGETAGEVVFNTALTGYQEIITDPSYCRQIVTLTYPHIGNVGVNGQDTESTQIHAAGLVVKDLSKRVSNFRSEESLDAYLSKAGVVGISGIDTRKLTRVLRDKGAQSGAIVAGKMGDDLETLGKKALELAKAFPGMNGLDLAKVVTAKTPYEWREAEWNLQGADGKPAYGTLNQSKPVKKVVAYDLGVKRNILRMLTERGCELTVVPAQTSAAEVLAMNPDGVFFSNGPGDPGPCDYAIAAAKEIIEKGIPTFGICLGHQIMGLAAGAKTLKMKFGHHGANHPVKDLDTGRVAITSQNHGFAVDANTLPDNIRVTHVSLFDGSLQGLAWKDKPALCFQGHPEASPGPHDIAYLFDRFVELMNVNDAAKKEGK, via the coding sequence TTGCTTCCTTCTTTTCCTCCCGCCGTGTTGGCTTTAGCCGACGGCACATTATTTCCCGGCCTTAGCATTGGCGCCCCTGGCGAAACTGCCGGCGAAGTCGTTTTCAATACCGCACTCACTGGTTATCAAGAGATCATTACTGATCCTAGCTATTGCCGCCAAATTGTCACTTTGACATATCCGCATATCGGAAATGTTGGTGTGAATGGGCAAGATACTGAGTCTACTCAAATTCATGCGGCTGGCCTCGTGGTTAAGGACCTCTCTAAGCGGGTTTCTAATTTCCGCTCCGAAGAAAGTCTTGATGCCTACCTCTCCAAAGCGGGAGTCGTGGGTATTTCTGGGATTGATACTCGTAAGCTCACACGCGTTTTGCGCGATAAGGGTGCTCAGTCGGGCGCCATTGTGGCTGGCAAGATGGGTGATGATCTAGAGACTCTCGGCAAAAAAGCCTTGGAGCTTGCAAAAGCCTTCCCAGGTATGAATGGCTTAGATTTAGCGAAAGTTGTCACCGCTAAAACGCCTTACGAGTGGCGTGAAGCCGAGTGGAATTTGCAAGGTGCTGATGGCAAACCGGCATACGGAACTCTGAATCAAAGCAAGCCCGTCAAGAAGGTCGTTGCTTACGACTTGGGCGTCAAGCGCAATATTCTGCGCATGCTCACTGAACGTGGCTGTGAATTAACGGTGGTACCTGCACAAACGAGCGCTGCTGAAGTATTAGCGATGAATCCAGATGGCGTGTTCTTCTCGAATGGACCTGGCGATCCTGGTCCTTGTGATTACGCTATTGCTGCCGCAAAAGAAATAATTGAAAAGGGTATTCCTACCTTTGGTATTTGTTTGGGCCATCAAATCATGGGCCTAGCTGCTGGCGCCAAAACCTTGAAGATGAAGTTTGGTCACCACGGTGCAAACCATCCTGTAAAGGATTTGGATACGGGGCGCGTAGCCATTACCTCCCAGAATCACGGCTTTGCAGTGGATGCGAATACATTGCCTGACAACATTCGGGTAACGCATGTTTCATTGTTTGACGGATCCTTGCAGGGGCTTGCTTGGAAAGATAAGCCTGCCTTGTGTTTCCAAGGTCATCCAGAGGCCTCACCAGGCCCTCATGACATTGCATATTTATTTGATCGTTTTGTGGAGCTCATGAATGTTAACGATGCTGCCAAGAAGGAGGGCAAATAA